From the Kitasatospora atroaurantiaca genome, the window CGGGTGCTCGCCGCGGCCCGCCTGGAGGCCGGGCTGACGGTCGATCAGGTGAGTGCCAGCACCCGGGTCCGGGTGCCGATAGTGCACGCCATCGAGGAGGACGACTTCGCCCGCTGCGGCGGCGACTTCTACGCCCGGGGTCACATCCGCGCGCTCGCCAGGGCGGTCGGCGTGGACGGCGACGCCCTTGTCGCCCAGTACGACGCCGCGCACGGCGGCGCCCCGGCCACCAAGCGGCCCACCCAGCTGCTCGACACCGGCCAGATCAAGATCAACGACCACCGCCGCCCCAACTGGACGACCGCGATGGTCGCCGCCATCGTCGCGGTGGTCGCCCTGATCGGCTTCAACCTGTTCAACGGCAAGCCGAGCCACTCGACGGCCGGCACGGCCAGCGCACCGCTGCCCAGCAACTCGGCCCCGGCCACCCCGTCCGTCCAGCCGCCGGCTCCGGCGCCGAGTGTCGCCGCGGTCGCGGCCGCCCCGGCGGACAAGGTCACCGTGAAGCTGGTCGCGGAGAAGGACACCAGCTGGGTCTCGGCGGTGGACGGCAAGGGCAAGTCGCTCTTCCAGAACAACCTCGAAGAGGGCTCCGACCAGACCTTCACGGACCCCAAGCAGATCAAGCTGGTGATCGGCAACGCGGGCGCCGTGCACGTCTACGTCAACGGCAAGGACCTGGGCCCGGCGGGCGAGGACGGCCAGGTGGTGCACCTCACGTACACCCCCGGCGACCCCCAGGCAGGCTGAACCCGGGCCGAACCGGGCGAAGAGGATCTTGCAAACCGAGGCTCGCGGCCTCCGGGGCCCACGGCACCGGGGGCCGCGCGTTAATCTTGGCGCTATGCCTGAACGCCGTACAGTCGCCCTTGTCACGCTCGGATGCGCCCGCAACGAGGTGGACTCCGAGGAACTCGCCGGGCGACTGGAGGCCGATGGCTGGCTGCTGGTCGACGACGCCGCCGACGCCGATGTCGCCGTGGTCAACACCTGCGGGTTCGTCGAAGCCGCCAAGAAGGACTCCGTCGACGCCCTGCTGGAGGCCAACGACCTCAAGGGGCACGGCCGCACCCAGGCCGTCGTCGCCGTCGGCTGCATGGCCGAGCGGTACGGCAAGGAGCTCCAGGACGCCCTGCCCGAGGCCGACGCGGTGCTCGGCTTCGACGACTACGCCAACATCACCGACCGCCTGCAGACCATCCTCTCCGGCGGCCACCACGCCTCGCACCTCCCCCGCGACCGCCGCAAGCTGCTCCCGCTGACCCCGGTCGAGCGCCAGGCGGCAGCCGCCGAGGTCGCCCTGCCCGGCCACGGCGCCCCCGAGGACCTGCCCGAGGGTGTGGCCCCTGCGTCCGGCCCGCGCACGCTGCGCAAGCGGCTGGACGACAACCCGGTGGCCTCGATCAAGCTGGCCTCCGGCTGCGACCGCCGATGTTCGTTCTGCGCGATCCCCGCCTTCCGCGGCTCGTTCATCTCCCGCCGCCCCTCCGACGTGCTCCACGAGGCCCAGTGGCTGGCCGAGCAGGGCGTCAGCGAGGTCGTGCTGGTCAGTGAGAACAACACCTCGTACGGCAAGGACCTCGGCGACATCCGCCTGCTCGAGACGCTGCTGAGCGAGATCGCCGCCGTCGAGGGCATCAAGCGCGTCCGGGTCAGCTACCTGCAGCCCGCCGAGATGCGGCCCGGCCTGATCGACGTGATGACCGGTACGCCTGGCGTCGTCCCGTACTTCGATCTCTCGTTCCAGCACTCGGCCCCGGCCGTGCTGCGCCGGATGCGCCGCTTCGGCAACACCGAGCAGTTCCTGGAGCTGCTGGGCACCATCCGCGGCAAGGCTCCGGAGGCCGGCGCCCGCTCCAACTTCATCGTGGGCTTCCCCGGCGAGACCGAGGAGGACTTCGCCGAGCTGGAACGGTTCATCACCGAGGCCGGCCTGGACGCGATCGGTGTGTTCGGCTACTCGGACGAGGACGGCACCGAGGCCGCCACCTACGACGGCAAGCTGCCCGAGGACGTGGTCGCCGACCGGCTCGCCAAGCTCTCCCGGCTCGCCGAGGAGCTGACCGCCCAGCGAGCGGAGCAGCGGATCGGCAGCGAGGTCGAGGTGCTGGTCGAGTCGGTGGAGGACGGTGTGGTCGAGGGCCGGGCCGCCCACCAGGCCCCGGAGACGGACGGCCTGACCACCCTGCTCGGCGCGGACGACGCCAAGGTCGGCGAGTTCTACCGCGCCCGCGTGGTGGGTACCGAGGGCGTCGACCTCGTCGCCGAGGCCCTCTCCGGAGCCCTTGGAGCCGGCGAATGACCAAGGGGCCCGGTGCCCCGGCGGCGGCCCGCCCCGGCCGCCCAGGGGCCGCGCCGCCCCCGCAGGCCGGGATCTGGAACATCGCCAATGTGCTGACCATGGTCCGGCTGCTGCTGGTGCCGGTGTTCGTGCTGCTGCTCTTCGCCGACGGCGGCCACAACCCGAAGTGGCGCTCGGTGGCCTGGGCCGCGTTCGCCATCGCGATGATCACCGACCTCTTCGACGGCGAGATCGCCCGGCGCAAGGGCCTGGTCACCGACTTCGGCAAGATCGCGGACCCGATCGCCGACAAGGCGATCATGGGTGCGGCGCTGATCGGCCTCTCCGTCCTCGGCGACCTGCCCTGGTGGGTCACCGCGGTGATCCTGGCCCGCGAGCTGGGCATCACCGTGCTGCGCTTCTGGGTGATCCGCTACGGCGTCATCCCGGCCAGCCGGGGCGGCAAGCTGAAGACCCTCACCCAGGGCATCGCGGTCGGCATGTACGTGCTCGTGCTCACCGGCTGGCTTGCCACGGGCCGGGCCGTGCTGATGGGCCTCGCCGTCGTGCTGACCGTCGGTACCGGTCTGGACTACGTGAACCAGGCCATCAGGCTGCGCCGCGAGGGCATGGCGAAGGAGCGGGCGGCCCGGTGAACGAGGAGGGGGAGTTCTCGTGAACGAGCACGGAGGGGGAGGTCTCGTGAACGAGCACGGAGCGGCGGAGAAGGCGCACCAGGCACTGCGCGAGCGCGGTGCCACGCTGGCCGTCGCGGAGTCCCTCACGGGCGGTCTGCTGGCCGCCACACTGGTCGACGTCCCGGGTGCCTCGGCGACCTTCCGCGGCTCGGTCACGGCGTACGCCACCGAGGTGAAGTCCTCCGTGCTCGGCGTGGACGAGGGCCTGCTGGCCGTCCACGGCCCCGTGCACCCCGTGGTGGCCCGCCAGATGGCCGAGGGCGTGCGGAGGCTGCTCGGGGCCACCTACGGCCTCGCGACCACCGGTGTGGCCGGCCCGGAGCCCCAGGACGGGCGGGCGGTCGGCACGGTGTACGTCGCGGTGGCCGGTCCGGGGGGAAGTCTGGTCGCCTCGCCCGAGTTGTCAGGGACACGTGACACAATCCGCAGCGGCGCCGTCAGCGCGGCACTGGAGCTTCTGCTGGATCGTGTAGCGGTTGAGGACCACTCGCGCTGAGCTTTGTCGGAAATGGCTGAAGCAGCGGCCCGGGGTGGAGGATCGTGTTACACCAGATGGCCTGGTTGGGCAGAAACCAGGTAGCTGACGAGTCGCGTGGCCCAGGTCGCGCGCCTGAGGCGGGCGCGCGGACGGTCCGGGCGGGGAACAAGCAGGGGAGGGGGCAGCATTGCAGCCCAGAGTGAACACGACCATGGTCCCCGCACGCGATGCGGACAAGGCGGTACGGTGGGGGCGTGACATCTCGATCCGCAGTCCGAGGAGGGAGGCACCGATGATCCTGCTCCGTCGCCTACTGGGCGATGTACTGCGTCGGCAGCGCCAGCGCCAGGGCCGCACACTCCGCGAGGTGTCGGCGGCCGCCAGGGTTTCGCTCGGTTACCTCTCCGAGGTCGAGCGGGGGCAGAAGGAGGCGTCCTCCGAGCTGCTCTCCGCCATCTGCGACGCACTCGATGTCCGGATGTCCGAGGTCATGCGCGAGGTCAGCGACGAGCTGTCGCTCGCCGAACTTGCGGCGATGGCCACCCTCTCGGAGGGTGAGCTGCTGAGGCCGGTGCTCGAACCGGTACCGCTGCCGGCTCCCGGTGACCGGATGAGTTCCATCTCGCCCAAGGCCGCCGCCGTGGACGTGGTAGCGGCCTGACCGGACCTCGCCTCCCCGTGCTGCGGGGACGAGAGAAGGAGGCCGGTGTGCGGAGTCAGTGGTTGTCGTGCCCGAGATGGCGGCGCGTCCTTGCCGGTCTGCTGTGCGCGCTCTGCTGGTGGCTGCTGCTCGGCAGCAGTCTCCGCACGGGCGGAGCGGCACTCGGCCTGCTGGCCGCCGGTGGTTGGGGTCTCGGCCTCGTCCCGGTCCACAGCAACCGTCTGCTGACCGGGCCACGACGCCGTACGAGTGAACCCGTCGAGCCGGGCCCCGTGTCCTTCGATCAGGGCTGACCTTGTGCACCGGGCCGGCCCAGTAGGGGCGCGGGGAACTGCGCGAACTCGGAAGGCGACCACCCACTGCTCGGCAACGGCGGCAAAGGTGCAACCTGCTGCCCCGTGAACAGTTCGGCACTGGGGCCTTCCGGTTTCGCGCAGTTCTCCCCCAGCCTTCGGCCGGGAGGTGCCCCCACGCGCCCCTGTGGGTGCGCCGACTGCCTCAGCTGCGCAGGCGCAGGCCGCGCGGGGTGGGGTGGAAGCCCGCGGCCTCCAGGGCCTGGCCGAGCGGTGAGGTGAGCGCCGATTCGCCGTTGGCACGCTCGATCGTCACGCTCCGGCCCAGAGCGCCTTCACGTACGGCCGCGGCCAGCGCCTCGACCGCCGGGGCCTGCGCGCTCCACGCCAGCAGGGACTTCCCGCCGCGCTCGACGTACAGCGCCGGTTCGCCGTCGACCAGGACCACCAGCGCTCCCGCCTTGCGGCCCGGCCGGTGCGCGGCGGCCTTGGCATCGGCCGCGGTGGGCGGCTCGGGCCAGGGCAGGGCGGCGCCGTACGCGTTGGCCGGGTCGGCGGCGGCCAGCACCAGGACCTGCGGCGGCTCGGCGGAGCCCGTACCCGGCCACTCGGTGGCACCGGCTCGCTCCAGGCGCCCGTTGACCGCGCGCAGCCGGTCGGCCGCGCCGTCCATGGCGAACTGGGCGCCGCCCAGGCCCTCCACGAAGTAGCCCCGCCGGGCCCGCCCGCGCTCCTCGAAGGCGGCCAGCACCCGGTACACCCCCGCGAAGCCGCCCGGCACCCGCTCGGCGGCCACGGTGCCTCTGGTGAGGACGCCGTGCCGGTCCAGCAGGCTCTGCGCCTGGGCGGCGGCCCTGGCGGTCGGCTCGGCGGCGAACTCGGGCAGCAGGGACCAGCGCCCGGCGGCCGTCGGCGGCCCGGAGCGCAGGGCCCCGGCCGGGCGGCCGAGGGCTCGCCCGGCGCCGCCGTACCGGCCGCGAGGGACGGACCTGGGTGCGCGGTGGGCGGTCGAGCCCGCCGTCCGGCCGGAGCCGAGCAGGGCGCGCAGCGGGGCCAGGGTGTCGTTGGTGACGTACCCGGCCCAGACCAAGTCCCAGAGAGCCTCGACGATCTCGGGCTCCGGGGTCTCGGGCAGACGCTCGCCCAGCTGACGGAAGAACAGGCCGTACCCGCCCGCGAGGGCCTCCAGCAGGGCGGTGTGCACGGGTGTCAGGGCGGGCGGCACCGGCTCCGGGCGCAGCAGGTGGGAGAAGTCCGGCAGGTGCAGGCTGACCCAGCCGTCGTTGCCGGGCAGTGCGCCCGCGCCGGACCAGCTGACCTCGCCGGCCGCCGTGAGCTCGTCCAGCATGCCCGGCGAGTAGTCCGTCAGCCGGGCCGGGAGGATCAGCTTCTCCAGGGCGGAGGCGGGCAGGGCGGTGCCCTGGAGCTGCTCGACCACCCGCAGCAGCCCGTCCAGGCCGCGCAGCCGGTGGCCGCCCAGGTGCTGCCACTGCGGGAGGAAGGCGGCGAGCGCCCGCGGCGGTACGGCCTCGACCTCCTGGCGGAGTGCGGCCAGCGAGCGGCGGCGCAGTCGGCGGAGCACCTCGGCGTCGCACCACTCGACCGTGGCGGTATGGCCCTCGACGGGCCGGAACTCGCCCTGGACCAGTCGGCCCCCGGCCGTCAGCCGGTGCAGGGTGCCCGTGACCACGGCGGTGCCCAGGCCGAAGCGGTCGGCCGCCTCGGCGGCCGTGAACGGGCCGTGGGTGCGGGCATAGCGGGCCAGCAGATCGCCGAGGGGATCCTTGACGGGTTCGGTGAAGGCTTCGGGTACGCCGACCGGCAGCGGGGTGCCGAGCGCGTCGCGCAGCCGTCCGGCGTCCTCGATCGCGGCCCAGCGCTGCTCGCCGCCCACCCGGACCTGGATGACCCGGCGGGTGGCTTCGAGCTCGAGCGCCCAGAGCGGCTCGGCCCCACGTGCCGTCAGCTCCGCCTCGCTCAGCGGGCCGAGCAGCCGCAGGGCGTCGGCGACGCCCTCGACGTCCTTGATCCGCCGGTCGGGGGTGAGCCGCTGGAGCTCCGCCTCCAGCTCGGCGAGCACGGCCGGGTCGAGCAGTTCGCGCAGCTCCGCCTGGCCGAGCAGCTCGGAGAGCAGCCGGGAGTCCAGCGAGAGCGCGGCGGCCCGCCGCTCGGCGAGCGGGGAGTCGCCCTCGTACAGGAACTGGGCGACGTAGCCGAAGAGCAGGGAGCGCGCGAAGGGCGAGGGCTCGGGGGTGGTGACCTCGACCAGCCGTACGGCGCGCGACTCCAGATCGCCCATCAGCTCGACCAGGCCGGGCACGTCGAAGACGTCCTGCAGGCACTCGCGGACGGCCTCCAGGACGATCGGGAAGGAGCCGTACTCGGAGGCGACCTCCAGCAGCTGGGAGGCGCGCTGGCGCTGCTGCCAGAGCGGGGTGCGCTTGCCGGGGCTGCGGCGCGGGAGGAGCAGGGCGCGGCCGGCGCACTCGCGGAAGCGGGAGGCGAAGAGAGCGGAGCCGCCCACCTGGTCGGTGACGAGCTGTTCGATCTCGCCGGAGTCGAAGAGGGCGGCGTCGGCGCCGACCGGGGCCTCCTCGGGTGTCGGCTTGTCGGACGGGAAGTCCAGCAGGTCGGCGTCGGGCAGGCGGAGCACGATGCCGTCGTCGGCGTGCATCACCTGCGGGTCGAGGCCGTGCTTCTCGCGCAGGCGGGCGCCGAGGGCCAGCGCCCAGGGGGCGTGCACCTGGGCGCCGAAGGGGGAGTGGATGACGATCCGCCAGTCGCCGAGCTCGTCGCGGAAGCGCTCGACCACGATGGTGCGGTCGTCGGGCAGGTGGCCGCAGGCGGTGCGCTGCTCGGCGAGGTAGGTCAGCAGGTTCCCCGCCGCCCAGTCGTCGAGGCCGGCTTTTCGCAGCCGCTCGGTGGCCTGATCTGGCTTCAGACCGCCGAGCTCGCGGACGAAGGCGCCGAGCGCCCGGCCGAGCTCCAGCGGACGGCCGAGGGTGTCGCCCTTCCAGAAGGGCAGTCGGCCCGGGATGCCGGGCGCGGGGGTGACCAGGACCTTGTCGTGGGTGATCTCCTCGATCCGCCAGGAGGTGGTGCCGAGGGTGAAGACGTCGCCGACCCGCGACTCGTACACCATCTCCTCGTCCAGCTCGCCGACCCGCCCGCCGCCCTTCTTGGGGTCGGCGCCCGCGATGAAGACGCCGAACAGCCCTCGGTCGGGGATCGTCCCGCCCGAGGTGACGGCGAGCCGCTGCGCGCCGGGGCGGCCGGTGACCGTACCGGCGACGCGGTCCCAGACCAGGCGGGGGCGGAGCTCGGCGAAGGCGTCCGAGGGGTAGCGCCCGGCGAGCATGTCGAGCACGCCGTCGAAGGCGGACTGCGGGAGGGTGGCGAACGGCGCGGCCCGGCGGACCAGGGCGAGCAGCTCGTCGACATCCCAGGTGTCCAGGGCGGTGATGGCGACCAGCTGCTGGGCCAGCACGTCCAGCGGGTTGCGCGGGACGCGCAGGGCCTCGATCTGCCCGGCGCGCATCCGCTCGGTGACCACGGCGGACTGCACCAGGTCTCCCCGGTACTTGGGGAAGACCACGCCGGTGGAGACCGCGCCGACCTGGTGGCCAGCCCGGCCGACCCGCTGCAGGCCGGAGGCGACCGAGGGCGGCGACTCCACCTGGACGACGAGGTCGACCGCGCCCATGTCGATGCCCAGCTCCAGGCTGGAGGTGGCGACCACGGCGGGCAGCCGGCCGGCCTTCAGCTCCTCCTCGACCAGCGAGCGCTGCTCCTTGGAGACCGAGCCGTGGTGCGCCCTGGCCAGCACGGGCGGAGCACCTGCGGCGGCTCCCGAGCCGCCCATCAGCTGAGCCGGGGCGTGGGCGCCGGGTAGTGGCGTGCCGTCGGCGCGCTCGACGGCGATCTCGTTGAGCCGGTTGCAGAGCCGCTCGGCGAGGCGGCGGGAGTTGGCGAAGACGATGGTCGAGCGGTGGGCCTGGACCAGGTCGACGATCCGCTCCTCGACGTGCGGCCAGATGGAGGCCTGGCGTGACGGGTCGTCGGTGTCGGCCGGCAGCTCGTCCAGATCGGCCACCGGGACGACCACCGAGAGGTCGAACTCCTTGGCCGCCGGGGGTTGGACGATCGCCGCACCGCGCTGCGGGCTCAGGAAGCGGGCCACCTCCTCGACCGGCCGCACCGTCGCGGAGAGACCGATCCGGCGGGCGGGCCGCTCGAGCAGCTCGTCCAGCCGCTCCAGGCTGAGCGCCAGGTGGGCGCCCCGCTTGGTGCCGGCGACGGCGTGGACCTCGTCCAGGATCACCGTGTCGATGCCGCGCAGGGCCTCCCGGGAGGCCGAGGTGAGCAGCAGGAAGAGCGACTCGGGGGTGGTGATGAGGATGTCGGGTGGGTGGCTCGCGAAGCGGCGGCGGTCGGCCGCCGGGGTGTCGCCGGAGCGGATGGCGACCTGCACCTCGGGCTCGGGCAGGCCGAGCCGGACGGCGGCCTGGCGCAGCCCCGCCAGCGGGGCGCGGAGGTTGCGCTCGACGTCGACCGCGAGGGCCTTGATCGGCGAGATGTAGAGGACCCGGCAGCGGCGCTTGGGATCGGCCGGGGGCGGCGTGTGGCTGAGCCGGTCCAGCGCGGAGAGGAAGGCCGCCAGCGTCTTGCCCGAGCCCGTGGGCGCGACCACCAGGACGTCCGTCTCGCGGCCGATGGCGGCCCAGGCCTCGGTCTGGGCGTCGGTGGGCGCATTGAAGGCACCCGTGAACCAGGCCTTGGTCGCCGGGGCGAAGCCCTCCAGTGGGTCTGCGGTGCTGCGTCGCGCCATGCCCCCATGGTGCCGGGTCGCACTGACAGTCAGGGCGGCGCCCGCCCCGAAGCACCGTCTGCCCTAGCTCGACCGGGCAAAAGGGATATACCGCTCATATGGTTATGTAACGGACCCGTGACCTGGGCGGGCCGAATGAGCGGAGGCCGCGCGATGGAACGGGTGGGCCTGGCCAACTGCAGTTCCGGAAAGCACCGAAACGGCCCTGTCCGCGTCCTCTTCGTGATGCTGGTGATCGCCCTCCTGCTCGGCGGGGCCGTGCCGTACGTCGCCGGGCCCGGCCGCTCGTACCTCAGCTATCTGGTGCTGGCCGAACGCCAGGACGCGCAGGGCTCGGCGCTGGCCGCCGGCCAGGCGCGGACGGCGGGCGGGCGGGTCCTCCAGGAGTACCCGCAGATCGGCGCCGTCCTCGTGTACGCCACCGGCAGCTTCGCCGACCGGCTGCGCGGCCGCCCGGGCATAGCCGCCGTCGGTGCCACCAGGACGGCGGGCGTGCCGAGCCCGCCCGGGCCGCTCGTCGGGGCCGGTGACTTCGGGCGCGGCAGCGGGTCCGCCGATGCGCGGGACGAGTCCGAGGCGACGCTGCCCGATCCGGGTGAGTCGGCCGACTGGAACCTGGCCATGATCGGCGCCACCGCAACCCCGGCCGCCTCGGCGGTCCTGCTGCACACCCCGGCCGCCGACCGCCCCGTCCCCACCGCCCAGGCGCTGCGCGGGGTGCTGGTCGCGGTCCTGGACTCCGGCGTCGACGACACCCATCCGGACCTGCGCAGTGCCGTCGACCCGCGCGCCTCGGCATCCTGCGCCGACGGCCGGCCCGACGCCCGGTACGGCGCCTGGCGCCCCGACCAGGGCGTCAGCGAGAGCGGCCACGGCACCCATGTCGCCGGGATCGTCGGCGCGGCGAGGGACGGCAAGGGGGTCACCGGGGTCGCCCCCGGCGTGCGGATCGCCGCGGTGCGGCTGCTCGGCCCGCTCGGGCAGTACTACACGGAGAACATCGTCTGCGGGATGCTCTGGGCCGCCGACCACGGCGCCAAGGCGATCAACGACAGCTACTTCGCCGACCCCTGGAAGTACAACTGCCCCGAGGACCGGGACCAGGCGGCGCTGATCACGGCCGTCGGCCGGGCGGTCGCCTACGCCCAGCGGCAGGGTGCGGTGGTGGTCGCCTCGGCCGGCAACGACGGCCAGGACCTCGGCGCCTCCCGGACCGACCGGCGAAGCCCCAACGACCGGCACTCCGGCCCCCCGCAGACCCGGCTCCTGGGCACCGAGTGCATCCGCCTGCCCGGCGAGCTGCCCGGCGTGCTGACGGTCGGCGCGGTCGACCGCAGCGGGATGCCGACCGCGTACTCCAACTTCGGACGGGGTCGGATCTCGCTGGCCGCGCCCGGTGGCGACCCGGACGGCGGGGCGCAGGGCGCGGTCGTCTCCGACTGGCCGGGCGGGCAGTACGCCGCGCTGGCCGGCACCTCGATGGCCGCCGCACACGTCACCGGAGCGGTCGCGGTGGTCGCCGCCACGCACCCCGACTGGGGCCCCGACCGGCTGACCGCGCTGCTGGCCGAGACCGCGGCGGCCAACTGCCCGTTCGGGTCCGGCAGCTGCGTCGAGCGCCAGTACTTCGGTGCCGGTGTGCTCGCGCTGCCTCGAGGGTGACCGGAGGCCGAGCGCTCGTCGGCGTCCGGAGCGGCTTGGGGATACTGGTCACATGAGGCTGACCGAGTTCTGGCGACGGATGTACGAGCACTTCGGGGAGGTGTACGCGGAGTCATTCGCGAAGGACCACCTGATGAGCGAGCTCGGCGGGCGGACGGTGAACCAGGCGCTGGAGGCCGGCTGGGAGGCCAAGGACGTGTGGCGGGTGATCTGCCGGACGCAGGGGGTGTCCGCACTGCTGCGCTGACGCGGGGCGCTGAGCGGAGCGCTGACGGGATCGCGACGCACCGGGACCGATCGGCGACCGGTCCCGACCGTTTGATGGGTGAGACTGGGCGGGTGGTCACCAGCTCTCCTCCCCAGTACCAGGACCAGTCCCCTCCCGATGAGCCCACCGGCCGGCGCTCCGTGCCGAGGGGTGAGTCGATGCCCCGCTGGCTGCCGAAGGCCATGGTGCTGGCGCTGCTGCTGGTCGGCGTGTTCCAGCTCGCCGACTGGGCGTTCCGCCAGCTCATCGACCTCTTCGTGATGCTGCTGGTCTCCTTCTTCCTGTCGCTGGCCATGGAACCCGCGGTGGACCGGATGGCCGCCCGCGGAGTGCGCCGCGGGCTCGGTACCTTCCTGGTCTTCATCGGGCTGGCGGTCGCCATCGCGGGCTTCCTCGCCGCGCTCGGCACGCTCCTGGTGGACCAGGTGGCGAAGATCGCCGGGGACCTGCCGCACCTGGTGAACAACCTGATCGACTGGATCAACCGGACCTTCCACCAGAACCTGTCGATGGACCAGCTCCAGGAGAAGGTGCTCAAGGACTCCGGGAGCATCGAGAAGTACGCCCAGCAGGCCGCGGACAACGTGTGGGGCCTGTCCAGCACGCTGATCGGCGGGCTGTTCCAGGCCTTCACGGTCGGGCTCTTCACCTTCTACTTCACCGCCGACGGGCCCCGGGTGCGGCGGACGGTGTGCTCGCTGCTGCCGCCCGCCAAGCAGGCCGAGGTCCTGCGGGCCTGGGAGATCGCGCTGGCGAAGACCGGCGGCTACCTCTACTCCCGGGCGCTGCTGGCCGTCGCCTCGACCATCGCGCACTGGATCATGTTCCAGATCATCGGCCTGCCGTACGCGGTGGCACTGGCCGTCTGGGTCGGGGTCATGTCGCAGTTCGTGCCCACCATCGGTACCTATCTGGCGGGGGCGCTGCCGGTGCTGGTCGCGCTCACCGTGCAGCCGGTGGACGCGGTGTGGGTGCTGGCCTTCGTGATCGTCTACCAGCAGGTCGAGAACTACCTGCTGCACCCCCGGATCACCGCGAGGACGGTGG encodes:
- a CDS encoding CinA family protein, translating into MNEHGAAEKAHQALRERGATLAVAESLTGGLLAATLVDVPGASATFRGSVTAYATEVKSSVLGVDEGLLAVHGPVHPVVARQMAEGVRRLLGATYGLATTGVAGPEPQDGRAVGTVYVAVAGPGGSLVASPELSGTRDTIRSGAVSAALELLLDRVAVEDHSR
- the pgsA gene encoding CDP-diacylglycerol--glycerol-3-phosphate 3-phosphatidyltransferase — encoded protein: MTKGPGAPAAARPGRPGAAPPPQAGIWNIANVLTMVRLLLVPVFVLLLFADGGHNPKWRSVAWAAFAIAMITDLFDGEIARRKGLVTDFGKIADPIADKAIMGAALIGLSVLGDLPWWVTAVILARELGITVLRFWVIRYGVIPASRGGKLKTLTQGIAVGMYVLVLTGWLATGRAVLMGLAVVLTVGTGLDYVNQAIRLRREGMAKERAAR
- a CDS encoding helix-turn-helix domain-containing protein — its product is MTIGKSPHRDNRRSSGRGSGAVPGQLGPAEPGDPAADAVSIGRVLAAARLEAGLTVDQVSASTRVRVPIVHAIEEDDFARCGGDFYARGHIRALARAVGVDGDALVAQYDAAHGGAPATKRPTQLLDTGQIKINDHRRPNWTTAMVAAIVAVVALIGFNLFNGKPSHSTAGTASAPLPSNSAPATPSVQPPAPAPSVAAVAAAPADKVTVKLVAEKDTSWVSAVDGKGKSLFQNNLEEGSDQTFTDPKQIKLVIGNAGAVHVYVNGKDLGPAGEDGQVVHLTYTPGDPQAG
- a CDS encoding S8 family peptidase; this translates as MERVGLANCSSGKHRNGPVRVLFVMLVIALLLGGAVPYVAGPGRSYLSYLVLAERQDAQGSALAAGQARTAGGRVLQEYPQIGAVLVYATGSFADRLRGRPGIAAVGATRTAGVPSPPGPLVGAGDFGRGSGSADARDESEATLPDPGESADWNLAMIGATATPAASAVLLHTPAADRPVPTAQALRGVLVAVLDSGVDDTHPDLRSAVDPRASASCADGRPDARYGAWRPDQGVSESGHGTHVAGIVGAARDGKGVTGVAPGVRIAAVRLLGPLGQYYTENIVCGMLWAADHGAKAINDSYFADPWKYNCPEDRDQAALITAVGRAVAYAQRQGAVVVASAGNDGQDLGASRTDRRSPNDRHSGPPQTRLLGTECIRLPGELPGVLTVGAVDRSGMPTAYSNFGRGRISLAAPGGDPDGGAQGAVVSDWPGGQYAALAGTSMAAAHVTGAVAVVAATHPDWGPDRLTALLAETAAANCPFGSGSCVERQYFGAGVLALPRG
- a CDS encoding ATP-dependent helicase, with translation MARRSTADPLEGFAPATKAWFTGAFNAPTDAQTEAWAAIGRETDVLVVAPTGSGKTLAAFLSALDRLSHTPPPADPKRRCRVLYISPIKALAVDVERNLRAPLAGLRQAAVRLGLPEPEVQVAIRSGDTPAADRRRFASHPPDILITTPESLFLLLTSASREALRGIDTVILDEVHAVAGTKRGAHLALSLERLDELLERPARRIGLSATVRPVEEVARFLSPQRGAAIVQPPAAKEFDLSVVVPVADLDELPADTDDPSRQASIWPHVEERIVDLVQAHRSTIVFANSRRLAERLCNRLNEIAVERADGTPLPGAHAPAQLMGGSGAAAGAPPVLARAHHGSVSKEQRSLVEEELKAGRLPAVVATSSLELGIDMGAVDLVVQVESPPSVASGLQRVGRAGHQVGAVSTGVVFPKYRGDLVQSAVVTERMRAGQIEALRVPRNPLDVLAQQLVAITALDTWDVDELLALVRRAAPFATLPQSAFDGVLDMLAGRYPSDAFAELRPRLVWDRVAGTVTGRPGAQRLAVTSGGTIPDRGLFGVFIAGADPKKGGGRVGELDEEMVYESRVGDVFTLGTTSWRIEEITHDKVLVTPAPGIPGRLPFWKGDTLGRPLELGRALGAFVRELGGLKPDQATERLRKAGLDDWAAGNLLTYLAEQRTACGHLPDDRTIVVERFRDELGDWRIVIHSPFGAQVHAPWALALGARLREKHGLDPQVMHADDGIVLRLPDADLLDFPSDKPTPEEAPVGADAALFDSGEIEQLVTDQVGGSALFASRFRECAGRALLLPRRSPGKRTPLWQQRQRASQLLEVASEYGSFPIVLEAVRECLQDVFDVPGLVELMGDLESRAVRLVEVTTPEPSPFARSLLFGYVAQFLYEGDSPLAERRAAALSLDSRLLSELLGQAELRELLDPAVLAELEAELQRLTPDRRIKDVEGVADALRLLGPLSEAELTARGAEPLWALELEATRRVIQVRVGGEQRWAAIEDAGRLRDALGTPLPVGVPEAFTEPVKDPLGDLLARYARTHGPFTAAEAADRFGLGTAVVTGTLHRLTAGGRLVQGEFRPVEGHTATVEWCDAEVLRRLRRRSLAALRQEVEAVPPRALAAFLPQWQHLGGHRLRGLDGLLRVVEQLQGTALPASALEKLILPARLTDYSPGMLDELTAAGEVSWSGAGALPGNDGWVSLHLPDFSHLLRPEPVPPALTPVHTALLEALAGGYGLFFRQLGERLPETPEPEIVEALWDLVWAGYVTNDTLAPLRALLGSGRTAGSTAHRAPRSVPRGRYGGAGRALGRPAGALRSGPPTAAGRWSLLPEFAAEPTARAAAQAQSLLDRHGVLTRGTVAAERVPGGFAGVYRVLAAFEERGRARRGYFVEGLGGAQFAMDGAADRLRAVNGRLERAGATEWPGTGSAEPPQVLVLAAADPANAYGAALPWPEPPTAADAKAAAHRPGRKAGALVVLVDGEPALYVERGGKSLLAWSAQAPAVEALAAAVREGALGRSVTIERANGESALTSPLGQALEAAGFHPTPRGLRLRS
- the rimO gene encoding 30S ribosomal protein S12 methylthiotransferase RimO — translated: MPERRTVALVTLGCARNEVDSEELAGRLEADGWLLVDDAADADVAVVNTCGFVEAAKKDSVDALLEANDLKGHGRTQAVVAVGCMAERYGKELQDALPEADAVLGFDDYANITDRLQTILSGGHHASHLPRDRRKLLPLTPVERQAAAAEVALPGHGAPEDLPEGVAPASGPRTLRKRLDDNPVASIKLASGCDRRCSFCAIPAFRGSFISRRPSDVLHEAQWLAEQGVSEVVLVSENNTSYGKDLGDIRLLETLLSEIAAVEGIKRVRVSYLQPAEMRPGLIDVMTGTPGVVPYFDLSFQHSAPAVLRRMRRFGNTEQFLELLGTIRGKAPEAGARSNFIVGFPGETEEDFAELERFITEAGLDAIGVFGYSDEDGTEAATYDGKLPEDVVADRLAKLSRLAEELTAQRAEQRIGSEVEVLVESVEDGVVEGRAAHQAPETDGLTTLLGADDAKVGEFYRARVVGTEGVDLVAEALSGALGAGE
- a CDS encoding helix-turn-helix domain-containing protein, with amino-acid sequence MILLRRLLGDVLRRQRQRQGRTLREVSAAARVSLGYLSEVERGQKEASSELLSAICDALDVRMSEVMREVSDELSLAELAAMATLSEGELLRPVLEPVPLPAPGDRMSSISPKAAAVDVVAA